In Thunnus maccoyii chromosome 3, fThuMac1.1, whole genome shotgun sequence, the following proteins share a genomic window:
- the LOC121894546 gene encoding enhancer of split mbeta protein-like → MKPAEIRFSLQRPLQHRDPAMAPTITAAMTNSQDHLTLTHKLRKPLVEKLRRERINSSIEQLKSLLGPEFLKQQPDSKLEKADILEMTVCFLTQLQQQNQQQGRLLNHFNKLQSSSDKNLREADFSPLSSTVQTSINKEKSPVNSALWRPW, encoded by the exons ATGAAGCCAGCAGAGATCAGATTCTCTCTACAGAGAcctctacagcacagagatcCAGCTATGGCACCTACAATCACTGCAGCAATGACCAACTCTCAGGACCATCTGACTCTGACCCACAAG CTCAGAAAGCCTCTGGTGGAGAAGTTACGCAGAGAGCGAATCAACAGCAGCATTGAGCAGCTCAAGTCTCTCCTGGGTCCAGAGTTCCTCAAACAGCAGCCAGACTCCAAGCTGGAGAAAGCAGACATCCTGGAGATGACAGTTTGCTTCCtgacacagctgcagcagcagaatcaACAGCAAGGAAGACTGCTGAACCActtcaacaagctgcagtctTCCTCTGATAAGAACCTGAGAGAGGCTGACTTCTCTCCTCTGAGCTCCACAGTCCAGACCAGCATCAACAAAGAGAAGAGCCCAGTCAACAGCGCCCTCTGGAGGCCATGGTAG
- the LOC121894478 gene encoding transcription factor HES-5-like: protein MKPAEIRFSLQRPLQHRDPAMAPTITAAMTNSQDHLTLTHKLRKPLVEKLRRERINSSIEQLKSLLGPEFLKQQPDSKLEKADILEMTVCFLRRLQQKHQAVHSAAVDQGYSRCVQEVAHFLSKEKVMTQSQSQLLNHFNKLQSSSDKSLREADFSPLSSTVQTSITKEKSPVNSALWRPW, encoded by the exons ATGAAGCCAGCAGAGATCAGATTCTCTCTACAGAGAcctctacagcacagagatcCAGCTATGGCACCTACAATCACTGCAGCAATGACCAACTCTCAGGACCATCTGACTCTGACCCACAAG CTCAGAAAGCCTCTGGTGGAGAAGTTACGCAGAGAGCGAATCAACAGCAGCATTGAGCAGCTCAAGTCTCTCCTGGGTCCAGAGTTCCTCAAACAGCAGCCAGACTCCAAGCTGGAGAAAGCAGACATCCTGGAGATGACAGTTTGCTTCCTGAGACGACTGCAGCAAAAACATCAAGCTGTTCACTCAGCAGCTGTGGATCAGGGCTACTCCAGGTGTGTCCAAGAAGTGGCACACTTCCTGTCCAAGGAAAAGGTGATGACACAGTCCCAGAGTCAACTGCTGAACCACTTCAACAAGCTGCAATCTTCCTCTGATAAGTCCCTGAGAGAGGCTGACTTCTCCCCTCTGAGCTCCACAGTCCAGACTAGCATCACCAAAGAGAAGAGTCCAGTCAACAGCGCCCTCTGGAGGCCATGGTAG